A genomic stretch from Telmatocola sphagniphila includes:
- a CDS encoding WD40 repeat domain-containing protein, with product MLQSDEFPLTLAFSPDGKTLAFGVDDRSALLWDLPGRTERVILKNHDGDVQSVAFSADGKTLATIGNYRLPLDRPCRIHFWDVASGKELPSLGDPKILPQSVVFGPDDTTVTSVNNDGSITIWDRSKGSAKQIWKAPNGGFRHIVASPDRKILAVGASDPIVWLIDAASGAEKVIFRTEKGLITNFAFSPDSRTLASVVGSSTIRLWEVETGFSWGVSPNGNAAFTGVEPPSINSIAFSQD from the coding sequence ATTCTTCAAAGTGATGAATTTCCCCTGACTTTAGCCTTCTCACCAGACGGGAAGACCTTAGCCTTCGGAGTGGACGACCGGTCGGCGCTTCTCTGGGATTTGCCAGGTCGAACCGAGCGTGTCATACTGAAGAATCATGATGGCGATGTTCAGTCGGTGGCGTTCAGCGCGGACGGTAAGACGTTGGCCACGATCGGAAATTACCGTTTGCCGCTCGATAGGCCGTGCCGAATTCACTTTTGGGATGTCGCAAGCGGCAAGGAGCTGCCATCCCTGGGCGATCCCAAAATTCTACCCCAGAGTGTTGTCTTCGGCCCCGATGATACAACAGTGACGTCGGTGAACAACGACGGCTCCATCACAATTTGGGACCGCTCTAAGGGAAGTGCAAAACAGATTTGGAAGGCTCCCAACGGTGGGTTTCGCCACATTGTGGCTAGCCCAGACAGGAAGATTTTAGCAGTCGGGGCGAGCGATCCGATTGTCTGGCTGATCGATGCGGCCTCGGGAGCAGAGAAGGTAATATTCCGGACTGAGAAAGGGCTGATAACAAACTTCGCCTTCAGTCCGGACAGCCGGACGTTGGCTAGTGTCGTGGGATCGAGCACGATCCGCCTCTGGGAAGTTGAAACCGGCTTCAGTTGGGGCGTGTCTCCGAATGGGAATGCTGCCTTCACGGGAGTTGAGCCACCCAGCATCAATAGCATAGCGTTCAGCCAGGACTGA
- a CDS encoding WD40 repeat domain-containing protein, which translates to MKYLFQIARSVVTVTSALCLGMIASTAAAQQPLQSLVLKGHTAEVRSVSFSPDGKMIASASWEQTVRIWDAK; encoded by the coding sequence ATGAAATACCTTTTTCAGATCGCGAGATCTGTGGTGACCGTCACCTCGGCCCTGTGCCTCGGGATGATTGCTTCGACTGCAGCCGCTCAGCAGCCCCTCCAATCGCTTGTGCTCAAGGGGCATACGGCAGAAGTGAGATCTGTCTCCTTCTCTCCGGACGGAAAGATGATCGCCTCAGCCAGCTGGGAGCAGACTGTTCGCATCTGGGATGCGAAATAG
- a CDS encoding ISAs1 family transposase, whose translation MPIRILPSPSKPQTPLDGLLTHFADLTDHRMQRCQRHKLLDIVFLAICAPVSGADDWVAVEVFCEAKIDWFRKYLELPNGIPSHDTFSAVFRYLDAEAFEACFGAWMAEICLTTPLKHVAIDGKTMRSSGSAQRRALHAVSAFATANSVTMGQRAVDAKSNEITAIPELLKTLNIAGSIGTIDAMGCPKEIARAIRRRKADYLLAVKENQPSLHAEISPHFQKHLESGFTEVATTFCESTEKNQGREEYRGCRVFSDLKFLSSRKVWQGLKSMGVVVTDRRDKGRSTSEIRYYICRRKATAEVFAQAVRNHWGVENGLHWHLDLKFGDDDSRVREGDGPQNFTRLKRLALSILVNASGKESLNKKRLAACASDQRRELMLQEFLNFPQI comes from the coding sequence ATGCCGATTCGAATCCTTCCCAGTCCTTCGAAGCCTCAAACGCCCCTGGACGGTTTACTCACCCACTTTGCCGATCTGACCGATCATCGGATGCAACGTTGCCAACGGCACAAATTATTGGACATTGTTTTCCTGGCGATCTGCGCCCCGGTTAGCGGTGCCGACGATTGGGTGGCCGTCGAAGTTTTCTGTGAAGCGAAGATCGATTGGTTTCGCAAATACCTAGAGTTGCCCAACGGCATTCCTAGCCACGATACTTTTAGTGCCGTGTTCCGCTATTTGGATGCCGAGGCTTTCGAAGCCTGCTTCGGTGCCTGGATGGCTGAGATCTGTTTGACGACTCCTCTAAAGCATGTGGCGATCGATGGCAAAACGATGCGTTCGTCAGGGAGTGCGCAGCGGCGGGCTTTGCATGCGGTGAGCGCCTTTGCCACGGCGAATAGCGTGACGATGGGACAGCGGGCGGTTGATGCCAAATCGAACGAGATCACGGCCATTCCGGAATTGTTGAAAACACTGAATATCGCCGGTTCAATCGGGACCATTGACGCGATGGGCTGCCCGAAGGAAATCGCGCGGGCTATCCGTCGGCGGAAAGCGGATTACCTTTTGGCGGTGAAAGAAAATCAGCCGAGCTTGCATGCGGAAATATCGCCCCATTTTCAGAAGCATCTGGAGTCGGGTTTTACGGAGGTGGCGACGACGTTCTGCGAATCGACCGAGAAGAATCAAGGTCGGGAAGAGTACCGGGGTTGCCGGGTATTTTCGGATCTGAAATTCCTGTCGTCCCGGAAGGTTTGGCAGGGACTCAAGAGCATGGGGGTTGTAGTAACCGATCGCCGCGATAAAGGTCGGAGCACGAGTGAAATTCGATATTACATCTGCCGCCGGAAAGCGACCGCGGAAGTCTTCGCCCAGGCCGTTCGCAATCACTGGGGTGTAGAAAACGGTTTGCATTGGCATTTGGATTTGAAGTTTGGCGATGACGACAGCCGAGTTCGAGAGGGCGATGGACCTCAGAATTTCACGCGTCTGAAACGATTGGCTCTAAGTATATTAGTTAATGCCAGCGGCAAAGAATCTCTAAACAAGAAACGCTTGGCCGCCTGTGCCAGTGATCAACGGCGAGAACTCATGCTTCAAGAATTCCTCAATTTCCCCCAAATTTAA
- a CDS encoding two-component regulator propeller domain-containing protein — protein MIVLHSNWSVRSIAANSMILLVWLFCPQLLYALDPKLSPQQYYSRIWRIENGLPHNLVHCLEQTVDGFLWCGTENGLARFDGTHFKIFNSINTSEFRSNSIHSLLEDDQQRLWIATEQGLLRYEAGKFRVVNLEHWSSYSKIFALAKDRMGRIWIGGSAGLSCYFEDHFVNYSISDGLPDLFCRVLCTDKKQDLVWIGTAKGLVSLENGKIQAHRLQNEGSDYILSLSESPSGILWVGTRGGGLCLGKDGKFAFLESPEQLSNLSIRGIREDCDGNCWIGTNKGLLRFYEEKCTAHFPKDSPLGESILSILEDTKGNLWIGTGDGLIRLSVGRCTMVTDLEGLTDSNCWIVYENRQGIIWAGSSTGLSRYSEGQWKSVLLKNGQFLDTVQSIAEDSNGGMWFGTASGLYSYKNGHFENYKISDGFLSNIVLAILPETDGSLLLGTRGGGFGRFKDGKFQSLFKIDSQNAYDARSIIKRTNGDIWIGTNGGGILVEHQGQFTRYTTRDGLSSNIILSLYEDRQERVFVGTQSFGLCEFRQGQWNCYSVADGLLDNTIYQILEEQQYLWMSSSRGIIRLEKNSLARGSRLSALILNRQDGMKIEDCNGGSQPAGCKSQDGRLWFPTSRGLAVVNPATFSNVNVAPKVFIDQLLIDDQKLAYSDKVQIPPSGGNLEINYSCLDLEALDQVQFRYRLIGVDPDWIAAESRRVALYPNLAPGKYEFQVMARRNNGSWPDSNKNIELELEPHFYQTLWFILSTAIGLLTLIFPIHRLWTNRLRLREKYLAKCVEDRSYELHQEVERHIRTSELLVQSQKMEAVGKLAGGVAHDFNNLLTVILGYCALLKHDPNLKAEQRDLIDEVSNAGVRAEELTRQLLAFSRRQILQPKIIDLNAFVLEAKRLLERLIPENIAFRIHLEVMRCFVKIDPTQLHQVIMNLAINARDAMPQGGMLTFLTRRVQPNSIVFDFPEHLKEVQLVEIIVEDTGCGMSPEVKKQIFEPFFTTKEIGKGTGLGLSTVHGIVEQSGGAILVESEPTKGSRFKIYLPWVEATPSDEASNSEFSPSAGHKERILLVEDDVSVRKVARHILQKCGYRVLEAGDGVEALEVASECLEMIHLLITDMVMPNMGGRELVSRLIKHRPSIKVLFFIRLQ, from the coding sequence ATGATTGTTCTCCACTCTAACTGGAGCGTTCGCTCAATAGCAGCCAATTCAATGATCCTTCTCGTCTGGCTATTTTGTCCGCAGCTTTTGTATGCACTCGATCCCAAACTTTCTCCTCAGCAATATTATTCACGCATCTGGCGGATCGAAAATGGCCTCCCGCATAACTTAGTGCATTGCCTAGAACAAACGGTCGATGGTTTTCTTTGGTGCGGAACGGAAAATGGTCTCGCTCGATTCGACGGCACTCATTTTAAAATATTCAATTCGATCAACACTTCGGAATTTCGAAGCAACAGCATCCATTCCTTGCTTGAGGACGATCAGCAAAGACTCTGGATAGCTACGGAACAAGGACTTTTGCGGTATGAAGCAGGGAAATTTCGTGTAGTAAATTTAGAGCACTGGAGTAGCTATTCAAAGATCTTCGCCTTGGCCAAGGACCGAATGGGGAGAATCTGGATCGGTGGTTCGGCTGGTTTGAGTTGCTACTTCGAAGATCATTTTGTGAACTACAGCATCTCCGATGGACTGCCGGACCTCTTCTGCAGAGTTCTCTGCACTGATAAAAAACAGGATCTTGTCTGGATTGGGACTGCCAAAGGTCTGGTAAGTCTCGAGAATGGAAAAATTCAGGCTCATCGGCTTCAGAATGAGGGTAGCGATTACATCTTAAGCTTATCGGAATCCCCTTCGGGAATACTTTGGGTGGGAACTCGCGGAGGCGGGCTGTGCCTTGGAAAAGATGGGAAATTTGCATTCTTAGAATCGCCGGAACAGCTCTCCAATTTATCCATTCGTGGAATTCGTGAGGATTGCGATGGTAATTGTTGGATCGGTACAAATAAAGGTCTCTTACGATTCTACGAAGAGAAGTGCACTGCTCATTTTCCGAAGGATTCCCCATTAGGAGAATCTATTCTCTCGATTCTCGAAGACACTAAGGGTAACCTTTGGATTGGAACGGGAGATGGTTTGATACGACTTTCGGTCGGTCGATGTACCATGGTCACGGATTTGGAAGGGCTGACGGATTCAAATTGTTGGATTGTCTATGAGAATCGACAAGGGATAATTTGGGCTGGTTCGAGTACAGGTTTGAGCCGCTACTCTGAGGGACAGTGGAAATCCGTGCTGCTGAAGAATGGGCAATTCCTAGATACTGTCCAGTCCATCGCGGAGGATTCGAACGGTGGGATGTGGTTCGGTACGGCTTCCGGACTATATAGTTACAAAAACGGCCATTTTGAGAATTACAAGATCTCCGACGGATTTCTTTCTAATATCGTTTTGGCAATTCTACCAGAAACGGATGGCAGTCTGTTACTAGGAACCCGAGGTGGTGGATTCGGCCGATTCAAAGATGGCAAATTTCAATCTCTTTTCAAGATTGATTCTCAAAATGCTTATGATGCGCGTTCGATAATCAAACGGACAAATGGGGATATTTGGATCGGAACGAATGGGGGAGGAATATTGGTAGAGCATCAAGGCCAATTTACCCGGTACACGACTCGAGATGGCTTATCAAGTAATATCATACTCTCGCTATATGAAGATCGTCAGGAAAGGGTATTCGTCGGAACCCAAAGTTTTGGGCTCTGTGAATTTCGTCAAGGTCAATGGAATTGTTATAGTGTGGCGGATGGGCTTCTAGACAATACCATTTATCAGATCTTGGAGGAACAGCAATACTTATGGATGAGTTCTTCCCGAGGGATCATTAGGCTTGAGAAAAACTCTTTGGCCAGAGGATCTCGGCTTTCTGCTCTTATTCTCAATCGACAAGATGGGATGAAAATCGAGGATTGCAACGGCGGATCTCAGCCCGCAGGATGTAAATCGCAAGATGGCCGATTGTGGTTCCCGACCAGTAGAGGGCTTGCGGTGGTAAATCCGGCCACTTTTTCCAATGTAAATGTTGCCCCGAAAGTTTTTATTGACCAACTTTTAATCGACGACCAAAAGCTGGCTTACTCAGACAAAGTTCAGATTCCCCCAAGTGGAGGGAACCTCGAAATTAATTATTCGTGCCTTGATTTGGAAGCACTCGACCAAGTTCAATTTCGATACCGCCTGATCGGTGTGGACCCAGATTGGATCGCGGCAGAAAGCAGAAGAGTGGCTTTGTATCCCAATCTCGCTCCCGGCAAATACGAATTTCAGGTGATGGCTCGTAGAAACAATGGGAGCTGGCCGGATTCCAACAAAAACATCGAACTGGAATTGGAACCTCACTTCTATCAGACCTTATGGTTCATTCTTTCAACGGCAATCGGCCTCCTTACTTTAATTTTTCCCATACATCGCTTATGGACTAATCGCCTGCGGTTGAGGGAGAAATATCTAGCCAAGTGTGTGGAAGATCGAAGTTACGAATTACACCAAGAAGTCGAAAGACATATCCGAACGAGCGAGTTACTGGTTCAATCTCAAAAAATGGAAGCCGTCGGAAAACTAGCGGGAGGTGTGGCGCACGATTTTAATAATTTGCTCACCGTGATATTAGGTTACTGCGCTTTATTAAAACATGATCCTAACCTGAAGGCAGAACAGAGAGACTTGATCGATGAGGTCAGTAATGCGGGCGTGCGAGCAGAAGAATTAACTCGACAGCTTTTGGCTTTCAGCCGGCGGCAGATCCTTCAACCCAAGATCATCGATTTAAACGCGTTTGTCCTGGAAGCAAAACGACTCCTCGAACGGTTGATACCCGAGAATATTGCTTTCCGAATTCACCTCGAAGTGATGCGATGCTTTGTGAAGATCGATCCAACACAACTTCATCAAGTCATTATGAATCTCGCTATCAACGCTCGAGATGCTATGCCACAAGGAGGAATGTTGACTTTTCTGACGCGAAGGGTGCAGCCCAACTCGATAGTGTTCGATTTTCCTGAACACCTTAAAGAAGTACAACTGGTTGAAATTATCGTTGAAGATACGGGATGTGGAATGTCTCCCGAAGTAAAAAAACAGATTTTTGAACCATTTTTCACAACTAAAGAAATTGGTAAAGGTACAGGTTTAGGATTATCCACCGTCCACGGGATTGTGGAGCAATCTGGGGGAGCGATTCTCGTTGAGAGCGAACCTACCAAAGGCTCCCGATTCAAAATTTATCTGCCTTGGGTTGAGGCGACTCCATCCGATGAAGCTTCGAATTCCGAATTTAGCCCCTCTGCTGGGCACAAAGAAAGAATTCTTCTCGTCGAAGATGATGTTTCGGTGCGTAAAGTGGCTAGACATATCTTGCAAAAGTGCGGATACAGGGTGTTAGAAGCAGGTGATGGAGTGGAAGCGCTCGAAGTTGCCTCTGAATGCTTAGAAATGATCCACCTCTTGATTACAGACATGGTAATGCCGAATATGGGTGGGAGAGAATTGGTGTCCCGTTTAATAAAACATCGGCCGAGTATTAAAGTACTGTTTTTTATCCGGCTACAGTAA
- a CDS encoding RNA polymerase sigma factor, giving the protein MGQRNAVIQCIRQILRNDARLTDGKLLEQYISRQDEAAFEILVERHAPMVWGVCRRILFNHQAAEDAFQATFLVLVRKAGSITSPELLANWLYGVAYQTSLKARATIAKRKERESQVIELPEPISTPKVEWLSLQAALDEELSRLPDHYRSVIVLCDLEGQTRKQVAGQLGCAEGTVASRLARARILLAKQLSKRGIALSGGALATVLAQNVLSASVPNSLLVSTIKSATIFVAGTGVATGVISGKVVAIAEGVLKAMFLTKLKTAAIALVLILGFGATGVTFLASRTVAGQDVSKRAAEPPIKLTAKQEREAFTAWGKEVEGVQLGIRLGNQRVYQVGESVTLILRLRNNSKETVRFRDNAEYFYKNPPHVTDSEGKARSIQGFSIFGFIRKKSLAPGKEVDLIQLELAVRPETDREQNSAWTLYGTGKFQIQYKVEDVVGDVRVGGPGMTLSTGKLELEVKQPQKPTPDKEAFTAWGKEAGGLQAGLGLPPGAKRVYQQGEIVTLFVRVRNVSKETLKFDYIPQFLDEQRPIVTDSNGKAIPQFGTSMLGIHGTTTITLEPGKEAVLQTRMSAAAGMRYELIPVGEGAKAGTKEKFLLVGTGKVNLQYERVIGNSSSGFLNNVDSVFGKLGTGKLELEVQAVAKEKTKCLTPEDAIRAASDPTRMKEFNKSQPPVEFQVESVTRTNEKLFNQAPDEAVFEKGRGPEDVGLRSKAPIDSILQRFGAVLTAKAVRQFNRAGIQNIEKHFEGKTIRVTGSISKHDDNIYGHLVEYEIVIDDLNQLEVVK; this is encoded by the coding sequence ATGGGACAACGAAACGCCGTTATACAGTGTATCCGTCAGATTCTGCGCAATGATGCACGGCTTACCGATGGAAAACTTCTGGAACAGTACATAAGTCGCCAGGACGAGGCGGCCTTCGAAATCCTTGTAGAACGCCATGCGCCTATGGTCTGGGGGGTATGCCGTCGTATTTTGTTCAATCACCAAGCGGCTGAGGACGCCTTTCAAGCCACTTTCCTCGTTCTTGTACGAAAAGCGGGGTCGATTACTTCCCCGGAGTTGTTGGCCAACTGGCTGTATGGGGTGGCCTATCAAACGTCACTGAAAGCGAGAGCGACTATTGCCAAGAGGAAAGAGCGAGAGAGCCAAGTGATAGAGCTGCCAGAACCAATTTCGACTCCAAAAGTCGAATGGCTTTCTCTGCAAGCCGCACTGGACGAGGAATTGAGCCGCTTACCGGACCACTATCGAAGCGTGATCGTCCTGTGCGACCTGGAAGGACAGACTCGCAAACAAGTGGCAGGACAACTTGGCTGTGCAGAAGGCACGGTGGCAAGCCGATTGGCAAGAGCAAGAATCCTGCTGGCGAAGCAACTCAGCAAACGTGGTATTGCTTTGTCCGGAGGAGCGTTGGCAACGGTGCTAGCGCAGAATGTTCTATCAGCGAGCGTGCCGAACTCGTTACTGGTCTCCACAATCAAATCGGCAACAATCTTTGTGGCCGGGACGGGGGTTGCCACAGGAGTGATCTCGGGAAAGGTTGTCGCCATCGCGGAAGGAGTGCTGAAAGCCATGTTCCTTACCAAACTCAAGACTGCGGCTATCGCACTTGTGCTAATTCTCGGCTTTGGAGCCACTGGGGTAACCTTCCTTGCGAGTCGTACAGTGGCTGGACAGGACGTTTCGAAGCGAGCCGCGGAGCCACCAATAAAGTTGACAGCGAAACAAGAGAGGGAGGCTTTCACCGCCTGGGGCAAGGAAGTCGAAGGTGTGCAGCTCGGCATCCGACTTGGTAACCAGCGTGTTTACCAGGTCGGGGAAAGCGTTACTCTGATCCTTCGACTACGCAACAACAGTAAAGAAACCGTTCGGTTTCGTGATAATGCCGAGTATTTTTACAAGAATCCTCCGCACGTCACGGACTCCGAGGGAAAAGCCCGTTCGATCCAGGGTTTTTCCATATTTGGGTTTATCCGGAAGAAGTCTCTTGCACCCGGCAAAGAGGTGGACCTGATTCAATTGGAACTCGCCGTTCGGCCAGAGACGGATCGAGAGCAAAATTCCGCATGGACCCTCTACGGAACCGGAAAGTTCCAGATTCAGTATAAGGTGGAGGACGTTGTGGGTGATGTTCGGGTCGGGGGTCCTGGAATGACCCTGAGTACCGGTAAGCTGGAGCTCGAAGTGAAACAGCCGCAGAAGCCGACTCCAGATAAGGAAGCCTTCACCGCTTGGGGCAAGGAGGCTGGTGGCCTGCAAGCGGGCCTGGGTTTGCCTCCCGGAGCGAAGCGGGTCTATCAGCAAGGTGAGATCGTTACTCTCTTCGTCCGGGTCCGCAATGTCAGCAAGGAGACTTTGAAGTTCGATTACATTCCTCAATTTCTGGACGAACAGCGTCCCATCGTGACAGACTCAAACGGGAAGGCTATCCCTCAATTTGGAACCAGTATGCTCGGAATACACGGGACGACAACCATAACGCTGGAGCCGGGGAAGGAAGCCGTGCTACAAACACGAATGAGCGCTGCCGCCGGAATGCGTTACGAGCTTATTCCGGTGGGCGAGGGAGCAAAGGCTGGGACCAAAGAGAAGTTCCTCCTCGTGGGAACTGGCAAAGTGAACCTCCAGTACGAACGTGTGATTGGAAACTCGTCGTCGGGTTTCCTGAATAACGTCGATTCTGTATTCGGTAAGCTAGGAACAGGAAAGTTGGAACTCGAAGTCCAGGCAGTCGCGAAAGAAAAGACCAAGTGCCTGACGCCTGAAGACGCCATCCGGGCGGCCTCCGACCCGACAAGAATGAAGGAATTCAATAAGAGCCAGCCCCCTGTCGAATTCCAAGTCGAGTCCGTGACCAGAACGAACGAGAAACTGTTCAATCAGGCTCCCGACGAAGCGGTGTTCGAGAAGGGTCGCGGCCCGGAGGATGTCGGGCTTCGTTCAAAAGCTCCAATAGACAGCATCCTGCAGCGTTTCGGGGCGGTCCTGACGGCCAAGGCGGTTCGGCAATTCAACCGGGCGGGAATACAGAACATCGAGAAGCACTTCGAAGGGAAAACGATCCGGGTAACGGGGTCAATTTCCAAACATGACGACAATATTTACGGACATCTTGTGGAGTATGAGATCGTCATTGATGATTTGAACCAGCTGGAAGTCGTCAAATGA